The Erythrobacter sp. HL-111 DNA segment GGCACCCCCACCGCTGGACTGGATCGCGTCGCGCGCATTGACCGCGAGGTTCATGATGACCTGTCCGAGCTGCTGCGGATCGGCGCGGACCGGCCCGAGGTTGCGATCGTGCTGGACGTAGTAGGTGATCTTCTCGCCCAGCAGCCGCTTGATGAGCGGGCTCACCTCGCTCACCACGTCGGGCAGTTGCAGGATTTCCGGGCGGAGGGTCTGCTGGCGCGAGAAGGCGAGCAATTGCCAGGTCAGCGCGGCGGCGCGGTTCGAATTGGCACGGATCTGCTGGATGTCGTCGTAATCGCTGTCGCCCGGCGTGTGCCGCAACAGCATGAGGTCGCAGGTCCCGATGATCGCGGTCAGCACGTTGTTGAAATCATGCGCCACCCCGCCCGCGAGCTGGCCGACCGCCTGCATCTTGGTGGCCTGCGCGACCTGGCGCCTCAGCTGGTTCTCCTGCGTCGAATCGGCGAGGCTGATGAGCACCGACGCCTCGCCCAGCCCGCGCACGCCCGCAAGCCCCATCGAGACCGGTTCCTCGGGGCTGGAGACGAGCCGCACCGCCATGTCCCCGCTCGTCGCGGGGCCGCGCCCGTGGCGGCGCACCGCGTCGGACAAGGCCGCCTTGTCCTCGCGCACGACGAGGTCGGTCGGGAAGGACGGCAGCCCCCGCCCCTCGCGGTCGACCGACCGCAGGAACGCCTCGTTGCCGAACAGGAAGCGCCCGTCGCGATCGGTCATGGCGAGGCCGAGCGGAAGCTGCGAAAGCAGCGCGTCGAGCTGCGCCACGCCCGCCTGCATCGCCCCGTCCCAGCTGCTGCCGACCCCGACCCCGCTGTCGACCAGCAGCATCAGCGTGTCGCCCGCGACCGGCTCGCTCGCCGGCGCCTTGCCGGGCGGGGTGTCGGTGAGCGGCACGTCGATCAGCGTCTGCGGCGTCCCGCCCCGCCCCTCGCGCGCAAAGAAGATCCGCTCGCGCTCGTCCGAGCGCAGGAAGCCGACGAAGTCCTGGCCGACCAGCGTCGCGCTTTCATCGCCCGCCGCGCGCTCGGCAAAGCCCGCGCTGACCGAGCGCACCAGCCCGTCGGCCGAGACGACCGCGGCCTCGATCCCCGCACGGCTCAGCATCCGGCCGAACGGCCCGCCGAGGTCGAGGTCGACCAGCAAGGCGGCGCTCGCCGCCTCGATCCGGCGAAAGCGCCAAACGAGATGGTCCTCGCCCCGCCCCGCCCGCGTGACCGCGACCTGCCACGGCGCCTCGCTCCCGTCCGCCGCGATCGAGAGATCCTCGGCCGCCGCGTGTCCCTCGCGCCAGGCCTCGC contains these protein-coding regions:
- a CDS encoding response regulator; this translates as MRSAEATDGRDEGAFGPGAVLVAALALSIAVVYLATFDGIVTLVYAAGTAALLAGALAFERLRREPAAEVPPASDWTVTAAAIEGLGAEAGEAVAITDRANRLVCANSGFIDAFGGDSAPPLLPAERPALEALTRLAREAWREGHAAAEDLSIAADGSEAPWQVAVTRAGRGEDHLVWRFRRIEAASAALLVDLDLGGPFGRMLSRAGIEAAVVSADGLVRSVSAGFAERAAGDESATLVGQDFVGFLRSDERERIFFAREGRGGTPQTLIDVPLTDTPPGKAPASEPVAGDTLMLLVDSGVGVGSSWDGAMQAGVAQLDALLSQLPLGLAMTDRDGRFLFGNEAFLRSVDREGRGLPSFPTDLVVREDKAALSDAVRRHGRGPATSGDMAVRLVSSPEEPVSMGLAGVRGLGEASVLISLADSTQENQLRRQVAQATKMQAVGQLAGGVAHDFNNVLTAIIGTCDLMLLRHTPGDSDYDDIQQIRANSNRAAALTWQLLAFSRQQTLRPEILQLPDVVSEVSPLIKRLLGEKITYYVQHDRNLGPVRADPQQLGQVIMNLAVNARDAIQSSGGGAGRISLLTRSLQATEVIKLGSEVLPAADYTVLIVQDTGGGIPPHVLPKLFEPFFTTKERGKGIGLGLSTAYGIVKQSGGFIFADNLLDKQGRPTGARFTIYFPVHRGEVPRKREPLEPVTSSDWSAGGRILLVEDEDMVRAVAERALARAGYDVTACPGGEEGLEALGAQGEAEPFDLVVSDVVMPGMDGPAMVRAIREKHPDMPVLFMSGYAEEQLRKDIDIPDMHFIAKPFSVAAISDKVASVMRIARKARADASG